A window from Telopea speciosissima isolate NSW1024214 ecotype Mountain lineage chromosome 8, Tspe_v1, whole genome shotgun sequence encodes these proteins:
- the LOC122672302 gene encoding uncharacterized protein LOC122672302 translates to MESKLDRKLREMNTKIATLERGTAPEESFRPGQHPFTRELMRAELPKGFKPPTFEAYNGKGDPNDHISYFNTMMTVYGGSDVVSCRSFPTSIKRPTTLWFAKLKPNLICSLIELAKAFVSRFQNSVKQNKMAANLLAVKQRSDESIRDYITRFNAKSLKIKDLDDAMAFNALHNEITNHDLVKSLALDSVMTQTQLKRQKQRQGSSRWPKFQRRKRVLSP, encoded by the coding sequence ATGGAAAGCAAGCTTGACCGTAAGCTCAGAGAAATGAACACCAAGATTGCAACCCTGGAGAGGGGAACCGCCCCAGAAGAAAGCTTCAGGCCGGGCCAACATCCCTTCACAAGGGAGCTCATGAGGGCAGAGCTTCCGAAGGGTTTTAAACCCCCTACGTTCGAGGCTTACAATGGGAAGGGCGATCCCAATGACCACATCAGTTACTTCAACACCATGATGACGGTCTATGGTGGGTCCGATGTAGTATCTTGCCGATCTTTCCCCACCTCAATCAAGAGGCCCACGACGTTGTGGTTCGCCAAACTGAAGCCTAACTTGATCTGCAGCCTTATAGAATTAGCCAAGGCCTTCGTCAGCCGCTTCCAAAATAGTGTGAAGCAAAATAAGATGGCTGCCAACCTGTTGGCAGTTAAGCAACGTTCTGACGAGTCCATAAGAGACTACATTACCCGCTTCAACGCGAAAAGCCTGAAGATCAAGGACCTAGACGATGCGATGGCCTTCAACGCCTTACACAACGAGATCACCAACCACGACCTAGTGAAGTCACTTGCACTGGATTCAGTAATGACCCAGACTCAGCTCAAAAGGCAAAAGCAAAGGCAAGGTTCATCGCGGTGGCCGAAGTTCCAGAGAAGAAAGCGCGTACTGAGCCCATAA